From Camelina sativa cultivar DH55 chromosome 5, Cs, whole genome shotgun sequence:
AAATCATTGAACCACACAGTTTTTGAGAATTCTGAAATCATCCAATTACTGGAATTACTCTAATGATATCAACATTTGTAAGGCATAGATTTCAACCTAATCACTGTCATCCTAAACTATAAACCAACCAGGAAGAAGTAGTAACAAACACCTGAAAGATATGATCAGTTAGTGCATCACAGCAAACAGGACAATCGAGAAGATCGAGCTCGAATAACTTCCCAGGCCGTACCACCAAATCTCCTGCACCACCAGTCTCACATTCTTCTTCAAAAATTAAGGGAACTCGTTGCCAGTTTGGGCCGCTGCTCGACGCTTCTCCAGCGAGggatttgatcttcttcttaaCCACCGCGGTGTAACCATGTTTGACGTTTGAGACAATGACTGCTTCAACAACTCTCTCATCATTCTTCTACATCGATACTTACCAATGGGCAAAGTGCAAGCAGAgcattttttcttcattttttcacAGCAAGAAGGGCACGCTACATGTCCATTGTCACACTGAGACAACAAAACTCACACAAGACTCCGATTACAAACTCATATAACACAATTAACAACTATAAGGCAAGAATTTTGTAGCTAATCACTgtaatcaacaaaatttaattaagtcCCCTCTGACAACATCTTCCTGGGTAGAGTGGTGAAGAAAGATACCTGAAAGATACGGCTCGTGAGTGTGACGCAACAAATGGGACAGTCGAGAAGATCTAAATCGAACAACGTCCCAGATCGTTCCACTTCCACCgcatcttcttcaccaccatCTGGGATTACGGATTGGGCAATGGAAGGTACTCGTTGCCTCTTTGGACGGCTGCTCGACGCTTCTCCGGCCATGGTTATCGGAATCTGGAGCTATTGAAGTTCTGATTTTCGATCGAAATCGCTTAAACAGAAGGAGTAAACCCTAAATCCCATTTTCTATTTTCCCGCCGGAACGTTTTCAGGGTTTGAGTCTTTCAGAATTTATGGCGTACACACAGTACAGTTTAGCCAACTCAGTAACTCTTATCATCGTTTATTTAccgtttattttattcttttagaAAAGGgctttttatttacaaaatcatatcgatattattttataatattttggattttaaaaaaaaaattgtattagaTTCCATTAATTCTATTTTAGTTCAAATAAATTATCCACTTAATAAGTTAATAGTGGTGACATTTCTATCAAATAAtctcttaatatatataatggagTTTTCTTGAggtaaaaaaaagatttccatGTTTTGTGTTTGCTTCCATTACCGTCCGGCTTTGTGAAGGGTTCTTGCTAGATTATTTATTTGAACTTTGTATTTcacctttttaaaattaatagaaacaaacaaatgacaaaataataataactttttctaTGAAAAACTCTAAATGATGAATGGTCTGGtcataacaattttacaaatgCATAAAGTGGGAATGACATCAATCTTCAGAAAGTGGATCTAAGTTATTGCTCAAGTTTACCATCCTCTATTAAGAATGTTGTAATTTATCTCAAGACATTGTATCTCAGTCGTCATTCAAGTCTATTGGAGCTTCCAAGTTCTCTAAGTGAAGTAGTTCGTGTGTCTCAGAGAATAAATTCCTCCTTTCACAATCCAGAGATTTACCTCAACTTAGCTGAGTGTCGCGGTCATACCCGATGGAGAAGTACCTGCATACTTCACTTACCGAGGTTCTGGAAGTCCGGCCGTAACAGCGAAGttgaatcaaaactcaaaagcctTTTGTTACATCAATAACATTTAGGCTTGCATCTTATTAGATGATAAAAGAGAATATGAGCTAGGTTGGTGATTGCGAAAAAGGGTGGTAGTCATTTTATTGAACTTTATGAGAGCGTCAAAGGTGGCGATGACGAATAAGAATCTTCAGACAACGAGATCCTAGATAAGCATTGGAAAATTTTGCAACAGAGAAGAATTCGgagagtaaagaagaagaggcaaATCACATCAGGTTGTTCTTAAAGATGTGGGTTAGTGACAACTTCTTTTATGAATCTGTTTCATATTTTATACTAGAAAGTTACCCACGCGATGGGTggattataaaatcaaatattttgtatataaaataaaattttgttaaattatatatgaatcgtttatgatattatttatatatgccttgaaaagaatttaaatacataCATTTATCAGTTTATAGTTATGAAGTGTGTTAAAAAAGGACAATTTTCACATAttgcataaaaataagttttggttttaaatttagcaaatcatttctaaattctaaaaatactaaaatagcatcatgcttttaatcttatatatttaaatactaaaccatatctcttcaaaattataccctaaatgtaaaatataaaatatagataacCATTGGAAATAGTGTAAGCTTTTTCGGCATAATGACGGATGGAGTAAGGGTTACAGGAAAATAGACATGAGGTATGATTGGCAACTCAAACAATACCAATGCGATATAAAAGTAGTTTTGCTTTTGTACAGGTTAATCTACTAtaatttataccacttctaatGATTGACATATGTCTATGATGAAAGTATTAAGGTtacaatatgtgtatatatattaaatattttacaataggTCTCTGTAATGTTTTTCCGTGTAATGCGAAAGGATGTTGTAAAGTTTGGGAAGTGATTCCAAAGAGGCATAAAGAAATATGTGATCTTTTGACTATTTCTATATGTATTACACGGTAAAATTAGGCTCAATCTTTTTATCAATatgcaaagtaaaatatttttttttgtaatggggataaagaacttttaaaaatgaaaaacaaagcaaatttacaaaacataaacttagaaataTATTGTAGTTGAATATCAGAGGACTTAAGAGGAGAAATCTAAGGGACTTACaactataatattatgattgaatgttcaaagccaaagagattGTGCTTTAGGAGTCAAGTATTaggctcatcttcatcacttaagACTTCGAACTATAGTTAGAAAgttaaaaatcacattacaaaacaatgcaaaaactttaaatcatgactatcataaaacataatcctTTGAAAGAGGCTAATAAATATTGACAAGACTatgatatcaaaaaaaaaacattgacatgGCTTTATAAACGATTTCTTCAAATAGTCCTAGAAAAATTAATCTGTTAATCATCATACTGCAAGacatcatgtttttttaaaaaaatttcataagaaataatatttttaaaaaataccatgGGAAATGATGGGAAAAGGAATTTCACTGACACATTATTCTGAGTAATCACATTCATGGCAATAAATACAGTTATAAagcatattaattgtaattaatttggtcaTATGCATTATTTCAACATGAAcagtttgaacaaaagaaaacgtcCACCCATAATGTCATAAAGGTAATTGATTGAGAGAAGTAAATGTAAGTctaaagaaactgaacaaataaaatgtcccaaattaaaaaaatgtgtgtagacaatttagttttagattagcaataatgtgtctttttatttcattaaaattgaaaaaaatgacacatgttaaaaaaatacaGGAGTGCCAAATGACAATTTCTCACAACTCTACTTtgttatagtttaatatatagtaaatattgacATGTGAAACTGATAAAAATAGTGAAGTAATAAAGTTCCAGTTGCGATcaaaaaataagtgaaaattttatgaatcgtaaaaacaaaatagattaatagattaatttttctttaacaaaagtaaactatagagatttttgctatgaaataatactaaattaaaaaaaccaaaattaattaaagatttggtgGAGAAAGATAAATCTGAgtacttatatataataaataatgtgatttttaaCCAATTAGGTCATCAAAGAGGAATAAAGAAGGTGatagaattgatgatgatgtgagaaatGAGGGACAGCCAACCATAAGTAAAGCATTAATACATTGTCAGATTATGTAGTTGATGCTTCGAAATGATGCCAAATTCGTAGAAGCAGAGAGGCATggaaaagatagaaaatatatttaactttttaattagtcATGTTGGCTAGGGAACAgacctattttttttgtttctttggtttctttgctccatagttttgaattaaaattgaaatgaatTTATATCTTGTTGGCTAGGGAATTGAGATGGATctatttaagtttatttaacCCATAGTTTTGAATTAAATTGAAAATGAGGACATGTGTCAGATATATAAGAAGCCAGGTGTCATGTTATTAtaagaagttgagaaaaaccttctcatattatataagatattatataagatttactATCTGTTCTAATACATTTTGCTTCTATACGTCCTGCAGAGGAATATTACGAACAGTTGCTTTTGCAAAAGAAGAGGAATATTAGAACTGTTCCTAATATAAGAGCAAAAGCAATACATTTCTACCAATCAATCactagaaacaaaagaagacaaacccGTAATCTACcgagtaattataagaaatgTCCATAATTTCTGCAGAGGAATCTGAATtcgagattaaaaaaaaaaaattgacaaaaaaaaaagaaaaaaaaaaaacagcattaACTTAAAAACGATGAGCCATAAGAGTAGCGCTTAGAGTGCATAGTGGACAAAAACATGAGAAGTACATTAGAGTTGGCCACTCTTCTTAGTCTTCATCTTATTGAGATTCCTCTTTCATCCTTTTTTAAACGGTGGATGCAAATATTCATCTTCAATGAAACTCTCTTATCCTGGAAATAGTAAGGGACCAACATGAAGTCCTTCTCAGGAGTTTGGAAGCTCACTTTTTGAATTCTCTTCATCTCTGGTGATTTAAACGTCATAGTGTGTTGGTCGCCTGACATCGGCGTGCTGTACGAGAGATCATAGGAAAATTCCCCAACTCCTGGAGCAGAAGGTGCTATACAGTTCACAGTCACATACAATCCTTCTGGCTCCTTGAAACATTGAACTGCAACCAACGGACCATGACCATCTGCAGATTCCTGAAATACTAAAATCTTATCACTTATCTTCATCCATGTGACGGTGGAACGGTCACAAACGAATTGATTTGATATCTTCTTGTTCAGGTGGTTAGCATTGTAATGAATGTAGAGATCATTGCATACGCCTCTGTAATTGCAGTTCGGCTGGGGACAGTAGCACATAGCGAAAACACATTTCTTCTCATGTATTAAATCTTTGCCATAAGAGAATCTCTCGGTGCAGCCATGTTTGAGGTTTGGGCATGGGACAAAGATTGCTTGGACAACTTTCTCCATTATTCTGCATGGGTAGTTACCAATTGGAAAAATGCATGAATGGCATTTGTACCTCAGTTCAGTACAGCAACTAGAGCAAGCTATATGTCCATTGTCACACTGAGAAGCAAAGCACACAGAGTTAGTTACTCGGATTACAAGTCAATGAAACGAGAATTATCATATGTTATCTGGGAAGGAACAGTTATTCATTACGTTTCTTTGTTTGCCATAAGAGAggtgaagtaaaaaaaaaaacaagacctGAAAGATAGGACTCGTGAGTGCGTTAGAACAAACCGGACaatcaagaagatgaagatcgaACAACATTCCCGATTGTGCCTCCCATATCACCACATCACCGTCTACGTCAccattctctccttcttcttcttcttcttctcctttatcGGTGCAGCCATGTTTAGCGTTTGGAGATGGGACAATGACTGCCTCAACAACTCTCTCCATTATTCGGCATCGATAGTTACCAATTGGAAAAGACAGCCACTTACAATTGTAATTAGGGCATTTGTTCCCCAGTTTATTACAGCAAGAAGAACAAGCTATATGTCCATTGTCACACTGAGATTCAAAACcacacaaataataattattattattatacccAACCTGTAATAAAAACGAAGCAATGCAACTACTCTTTTAAGTAAAACTTATCAACTCAATGTGGTATAgtcatttattaattttgagaaaTCAGTTTTTAAAGTCACTAACgctagaacaaaaatatatataagctaaTATTAGTGTCACAGATGTGCTAGTAAATGAAATCTTCCTAATGCAACGTTTTTCacaacatttttcaaaaaaactcaGAATCAACCTGAGAGGGAGGCAACGGCCAAGTAGAAACAAAACCTGAAAAATAGGAACGGTGAGCGCGTGACAACAAACAGGACAATTGAGGAGATCAAGCTCGAACAACGTCCCCGATCGTCGTGCTACCACTTCTCCTCCACCATTATCGCCTTCATCTTGGACAGTGGAGGGAACTGGTTGCCTCTTTTGACAGCTACACGATGCTTCTCGGGCGAGGGCTTGCTGAGAGTTCGTGCCTTTCACCATGGCTGTAGGAATCTTTGAAAGGTGTTGTTAAGTGTGGAACTGGATAGGTCGCTTTTGTTGCTATTATATAGACAGATTGAGTAAAACCCTAGtgtttcccttttttgtttttcccgcTGAGACGTTTGCTATTACTTTCACTAGGAAAGCGACCCGTGCGTTGCCGCACGGGGAGGTGAAatcctaaattgaaatttaacatttgtaattcatcctaaattctttcttttctcaatcaatttgatcgttttcacttcttgctattgctttctgctgattaaaaagccaaagattcatttcaatgttattatattttatgttgtcacacacaaaagtTAGCCTTTTTTAGAGcttgatttactatgaacattacttttaaccatatataaaatttcacttatgTTTGTCTTCGACCATATGGTGCTATATATTGGTATCCTTTCTTAATTCGCTATTagaaattgtctttgttgttgatcattatcAATCGAAATACATACGAGGCTGCTTCTCTCTTGGTTTATTTACTATATCGAGAAAGTACTAAATGCCACTTGTTGAAGGAAGGTCGAAGATTGGGATCGGAGTAGATGGCTGGATTGAGTTTCGTTTCCCCTTCACTTTGATACGTGATTTCTCTTTCCATAGATTAttgattcacaaatcacaatcaatattcCGATGCTGTAAGCAAGTGAAGTttgtatacaaatgatttactatgaacattacttttaaccatatataaaatttcacttatgcttgtggatgtttttttctctcacttttagatatgtacaaaaccaagttttatatgaccgaccaatcaaacctaattggttagtatagagtaactcacattcttcagctacaacttttagagatatatatttggctaTAATGCTTTCCACAGTTACATGCATGTTGGTCTCACGTTTTCCCTCAAAAGACCCCCTTCTTTCCTCCCttttaatgggttaatcttgattgccttatttcctactaacacatttgatacatggatttgtaatatttgcttcaaatcacatattcctctttggaaaagaaaaaaaatccaagacgtaacagactaagaatgcatatagacaaaaacttgtacactcatcagctattcaatcaaagtaattcaattaaactaaaaaagtcagaaaattaataaaatatagaacataggattttatgttggtctctcccaatccatcccATTCCACCGTGTCGACTGCTCTCCATCCAGGCTGCATCCCCTTTTATTTGATTTCCcacttatgtctatgaatcggTACCATCATGTTCTTCAATAAACGACAGCGAAAACGAAGTCGATGTGGTGAAACatgtgataataatatctcaccttttgatgttctcttctttaggttaaacactaattttataaatttcttgcattttttttttttttggcattccagatcactctaaaagtgatttttatacattatgtttttaaaaagttgtatatacagattagaaagtcatcaaagactaaataagttacctttagtagatcttttctttctaacttgacttgtcatttggtcgtgcttacgctttctagaatttaattttgtgttgtcacaagtatgtctggctttttcttcggcactctatttccatgctcatttgtaatatttctatatattatcaaaatgtttgatacccagaaagtataagaaattataattcaactaaaaNNNNNNNNNNNNNNNNNNNNNNNNNNNNNNNNNNNNNNNNNNNNNNNNNNNNNNNNNNNNNNNNNNNNNNNNNNNNNNNNNNNNNNNNNNNNNNNNNNNNNNNNNNNNNNNNNNNNNNNNNNNNNNNNNNNNNNNNNNNNNNNNNNNNNNNNNNNNNNNNNNNNNNNNNNNNNNNNNNNNNNNNNNNNNNNNNNNNNNNNNNNNNNNNNNNNNNNNNNNNNNNNNNNNNNNNNNNNNNNNNNNNNNNNNNNNNNNNNNNNNNNNNNNNNNNNNNNNNNNNNNNNNNNNNNNNNNNNNNNNNNNNNNNNNNNNNNNNNNNNNNNNNNNNNNNNNNNNNNNNNNNNNNNNNNNNNNNNNNNNNNNNNNNNNNNNNNNNNNNNNNNNNNNNNNNNNNNNNNNNNNNNNNNNNNNNNNNNNNNNNNNNNNNNNNNNNNNNNNNNNNNNNNNNNNNNNNNNNNNNNNNNNNNNNNNNNNNNNNNNNNNNNNNNNNNNNNNNNNNNNNNNNNNNNNNNNNNNNNNNNNNNNNNNNNNNNNNNNNNNNNNNNNNNNNNNNNNNNNNNNNNNNNNNNNNNNNNNNNNNNNNNNNNNNNNNNNNNNNNNNNNNNNNNNNNNNNNNNNNNNNNNNNNNNNNNNNNNNNNNNNNNNNNNNNNNNNNNNNNNNNNNNNNNNNNNNNNNNNNNNNNNNNNNNNNNNNNNNNNNNNNNNNNNNNNNNNNNNNNNNNNNNNNNNNNNNNNNNNNNNNNNNNNNNNNNNNNNNNNNNNNNNNNNNNNNNNNNNNNNNNNNNNNNNNNNNNNNNNNNNNNNNNNNNNNNNNNNNNNNNNNNNNNNNNNNNNNNNNNNNNNNNNNNNNNNNNNNNNNNNNNNNNNNNNNNNNNNNNNNNNNNNNNNNNNN
This genomic window contains:
- the LOC104789583 gene encoding E3 ubiquitin-protein ligase SINA-like 2, translated to MVKGTNSQQALAREASCSCQKRQPVPSTVQDEGDNGGGEVVARRSGTLFELDLLNCPVCCHALTVPIFQCDNGHIACSSCCNKLGNKCPNYNCKWLSFPIGNYRCRIMERVVEAVIVPSPNAKHGCTDKGEEEEEEGENGDVDGDVVIWEAQSGMLFDLHLLDCPVCSNALTSPIFQCDNGHIACSSCCTELRYKCHSCIFPIGNYPCRIMEKVVQAIFVPCPNLKHGCTERFSYGKDLIHEKKCVFAMCYCPQPNCNYRGVCNDLYIHYNANHLNKKISNQFVCDRSTVTWMKISDKILVFQESADGHGPLVAVQCFKEPEGLYVTVNCIAPSAPGVGEFSYDLSYSTPMSGDQHTMTFKSPEMKRIQKVSFQTPEKDFMLVPYYFQDKRVSLKMNICIHRLKKDERGISIR